A genomic window from Desulfobacterales bacterium includes:
- a CDS encoding enoyl-CoA hydratase-related protein, with the protein MDYENIMVNVSDAIAVITFNRPKALNALNDALLKEFSKALDGIAANPDVRVLVLTGAGEKAFVAGADITELAKLSPLQSKLLSERGHAILFKLENLPQPVIAAVNGFALGGGSEIALACDFIYASEKAQFGLPEINLGIIPGYGGTQRLARLVGKNMAKEMILTGKMISAAEAKEIGMVNRVCAPEALMAEVMKTAQTIAAKGVVSVRAAKQAINNGFDADLQTGCRIEMNHFALATVSSDAKEGFGAFLEKRKAAFNGKLDD; encoded by the coding sequence ATGGATTACGAAAATATTATGGTTAACGTCAGTGATGCAATCGCAGTTATTACCTTTAATCGACCCAAAGCGTTAAATGCCTTGAATGATGCCTTATTAAAGGAGTTTTCCAAAGCGCTTGACGGGATTGCTGCAAACCCTGATGTGCGTGTGCTGGTGCTGACGGGTGCCGGAGAAAAAGCCTTTGTTGCAGGGGCCGATATTACGGAATTGGCCAAACTGAGCCCGCTGCAGTCCAAGCTGCTGTCTGAACGCGGCCATGCCATTTTGTTTAAGCTGGAAAATCTTCCGCAACCCGTGATCGCAGCCGTGAACGGGTTTGCCCTTGGTGGAGGAAGCGAGATTGCCTTGGCGTGCGATTTTATCTATGCTTCCGAGAAGGCGCAATTCGGGCTGCCTGAAATCAATCTCGGCATCATTCCGGGCTACGGTGGGACGCAGCGGCTGGCACGCTTGGTCGGAAAGAACATGGCCAAGGAGATGATTCTGACCGGTAAGATGATTTCCGCTGCCGAGGCAAAGGAGATCGGGATGGTCAACCGGGTTTGCGCGCCCGAGGCACTGATGGCTGAAGTGATGAAGACCGCCCAAACGATCGCTGCCAAGGGGGTGGTGTCCGTCAGGGCCGCCAAACAAGCGATCAACAACGGGTTTGATGCCGATCTGCAAACCGGTTGTCGCATTGAAATGAATCATTTCGCCCTGGCGACTGTCAGCAGTGACGCCAAGGAAGGCTTTGGTGCATTCCTTGAAAAAAGAAAGGCGGCATTTAACGGAAAGCTGGATGACTGA
- a CDS encoding GspE/PulE family protein codes for MHNTSKALSLKPADVRGLKDEVEYREKLHTICNMIHAAKDIDDILIRKEKEITALFQAERLTVYTIDGITDRLVSRFKSGDEIKAIDLPVSTASIAGHAAFKHKLINVYDVRDKDELTKIHPQLQFDPRWDAQSGYTTKQVLAHPIVFKKYLLGALQVINRKNNSRFDPLDESAIRQLADTFGIALYNQKRMRKFQSHRYQYLIDTQQITEAQLQKAAALARKEQVPMETILIDTFHIGKKDLGRSLSQYHRVPFVEFQPGMEKPRALMKGLKVPFLRKNAWVPLRIENGVVIIAVSDPNNLEIIDEIKAVFSGRALRFFVSLRQDIMAMIDLFADHLKEPAPIDDILVQLEADLPEVELQASDDYSERDSTVVQLVNKIILDALEQGASDIHIEPYSGVLDTQIRFRVDGICRLYRNMPSSYKKAIVSRIKVMADLDIAERRRPQDGKIRFGRFGKESVELRVATIPTQGDVEDVVIRLLSNEKPLPLEAMDFKTENLENFIRAIERPYGIIFVCGPTGSGKTTTLHAALNRINDVTKKIWTAEDPVELTQKGLRQVQVQPKIHFDFAAAMRAFLRADPDVIMVGEMRDRETARIGIEASLTGHLVFSTLHTNNAPESIVRLLDMGMDPFNFSDAVICILAQRLMPRLCEKCKQPVHPRPADFEALVREYGEELFHRHVGVDFSTEMVLYKPGGCSKCRRTGYSGRMALHELLMGTDDIKRLIQTGASVEAIRAQAIKDGMTTLKQDGIEKVLAGHCDMAQVRKVCIK; via the coding sequence ATGCACAACACATCGAAGGCCTTATCCCTGAAGCCGGCGGACGTCCGCGGTTTAAAAGATGAGGTGGAATATCGGGAAAAACTTCATACCATTTGCAACATGATTCATGCCGCCAAGGATATTGATGATATCCTGATTCGAAAGGAAAAGGAGATAACCGCCCTTTTTCAGGCGGAGCGGCTAACGGTTTACACCATAGACGGAATCACCGACCGGCTCGTATCCCGTTTTAAATCAGGGGATGAAATAAAGGCGATCGACCTGCCGGTATCCACGGCCAGTATCGCCGGTCACGCCGCTTTCAAGCACAAACTCATCAATGTTTATGATGTCCGGGACAAGGATGAATTAACAAAGATTCATCCCCAGCTTCAATTCGATCCCCGATGGGACGCTCAAAGCGGATACACCACCAAGCAAGTCCTGGCCCATCCTATTGTGTTTAAAAAATATCTGCTTGGTGCCCTGCAGGTTATCAACCGGAAGAATAATTCACGATTTGATCCATTGGATGAAAGCGCGATTCGGCAATTGGCGGATACCTTCGGCATCGCCCTGTATAACCAGAAGCGGATGCGAAAATTTCAATCCCACCGGTATCAATACCTGATTGACACGCAGCAAATTACCGAGGCGCAATTGCAGAAAGCCGCCGCCCTTGCCCGCAAGGAGCAGGTACCCATGGAAACCATTTTGATCGATACCTTTCATATCGGGAAAAAAGATTTGGGGCGCTCACTGAGTCAATACCATAGAGTCCCTTTCGTCGAATTTCAACCCGGCATGGAAAAGCCCCGTGCATTGATGAAAGGCTTGAAGGTGCCGTTTCTGCGGAAAAATGCCTGGGTGCCGTTACGAATTGAAAACGGCGTGGTTATTATTGCCGTTTCCGACCCCAACAACCTGGAAATCATTGATGAAATAAAGGCGGTGTTTTCTGGCCGGGCGCTTCGTTTTTTCGTTAGCCTGCGGCAGGATATTATGGCCATGATCGATCTTTTCGCCGATCATCTAAAGGAACCGGCGCCTATTGACGATATACTGGTTCAGCTTGAAGCCGATCTTCCGGAAGTTGAGCTGCAAGCGTCCGATGATTACAGCGAACGGGATAGCACGGTTGTGCAGCTGGTCAACAAGATCATTCTGGATGCATTGGAGCAGGGGGCTTCCGATATTCATATTGAACCCTATTCTGGGGTGCTGGACACGCAGATTCGCTTCAGGGTGGACGGCATATGTCGATTATATCGAAACATGCCGTCAAGTTATAAAAAAGCAATTGTCTCCCGAATAAAGGTGATGGCGGACCTGGACATCGCCGAAAGGCGCCGCCCCCAGGATGGGAAAATCCGGTTCGGTCGATTTGGCAAGGAAAGCGTGGAATTGCGGGTTGCCACCATCCCCACGCAGGGGGATGTAGAGGATGTCGTGATTCGCCTGTTATCGAACGAGAAACCATTGCCCCTGGAAGCGATGGATTTTAAAACCGAAAACCTTGAAAATTTTATTCGCGCTATTGAACGGCCTTATGGCATTATTTTTGTTTGTGGCCCAACGGGATCCGGTAAAACCACGACGCTTCATGCGGCGCTTAATCGCATTAATGATGTCACCAAAAAAATATGGACCGCCGAGGACCCGGTGGAATTGACCCAAAAAGGACTCCGGCAGGTTCAGGTGCAGCCGAAGATTCATTTTGATTTCGCCGCGGCCATGCGGGCCTTTTTACGGGCGGATCCGGACGTGATCATGGTCGGTGAAATGCGGGATCGAGAAACTGCGAGAATCGGTATCGAGGCGTCCCTGACGGGGCATCTGGTGTTTTCGACGCTTCACACCAATAATGCGCCGGAGAGCATTGTGCGATTGTTGGATATGGGAATGGACCCGTTTAATTTTTCCGATGCCGTCATATGCATACTTGCGCAACGTTTGATGCCGAGATTATGTGAAAAATGCAAACAACCGGTTCATCCCCGGCCGGCCGATTTTGAAGCGCTTGTTCGCGAATATGGTGAAGAATTGTTTCATCGCCATGTGGGCGTTGATTTTTCAACGGAGATGGTGCTTTATAAACCCGGTGGCTGTTCAAAATGCCGCCGGACCGGTTACTCGGGACGAATGGCGTTGCACGAATTGCTCATGGGGACCGATGATATTAAGCGCCTCATTCAAACCGGTGCAAGCGTTGAGGCCATTCGTGCTCAGGCCATCAAAGACGGCATGACGACCCTGAAGCAGGACGGCATTGAAAAGGTGCTGGCAGGGCATTGCGACATGGCGCAGGTCCGCAAGGTTTGTATTAAATGA